From Tiliqua scincoides isolate rTilSci1 chromosome 2, rTilSci1.hap2, whole genome shotgun sequence, the proteins below share one genomic window:
- the DTX3 gene encoding probable E3 ubiquitin-protein ligase DTX3 — protein sequence MGSPVSFVLSRMAACGGTTKNRLTVNKHVWDFLTKESPAKLVKLKEENKVTILIDGETSEIYVLQITMPAHGPSNGLYLARKALKALLKETEKELKKAQRQSELMGCMALMEKNREHGAVELHRRGAALISRGQQTSGPRVVSGGVGVASCSRGGEEEQDSQCPICLGEIQNIKTLEKCKHSFCEDCITRALQVKKACPMCGRFYGQLVGNQPENGRMLVSKDSSLLLPGYEKYGTIIIQYVFPPGIQGVEHPNPGVRYPGTTRVAYLPDCPEGNKVLALFRKAFDQRLTFTIGTSMTTGRANVITWNDIHHKTNCTGGPQLFGYPDPTYLARVQEELRAKGITND from the exons ATGGGCTCACCAG tgtCATTTGTTTTATCCAGGATGGCTGCTTGTGGAGGCACCACCAAAAATAGGCTCACAGTAAATAAGCACGTCTGGGACTTTCTGACCAAGGAAAGCCCTGCCAAACTGGTTAAGCTGAAGGAGGAGAATAAGGTCACCATCTTGATAGATGGCGAGACCTCCGAGATCTACGTGCTGCAGATCACcatgcctgcccatgggcccagcAATGGCCTCTACCTGGCTCGCAAGGCCCTAAAGGCCTTGCTCAAGGAGACTGAGAAGGAGCTGAAGAAGGCCCAGCGCCAGAGTGAGCTGATGGGCTGCATGGCCTTAATGGAGAAGAACAGGGAGCATGGGGCAGTGGAGCTACACCGCCGTGGGGCTGCTTTAATATCTAGAGGGCAGCAGACCTCTGGGCCGAGAGTGGTCAGTGGTGGAGTAGGGGTAGCTAGCTgctcaaggggaggggaagaggaacagGACAGCCAGTGCCCCATCTGTTTGGGGGAGATCCAGAACATTAAGACTCTGGAGAAGTGCAAGCACTCCTTCTGTGAGGACTGCATCACTCGGGCCTTGCAAGTCAAGAAAGCCTGCCCAATGTGTGGGCGCTTCTATGGGCAGTTGGTGGGCAACCAGCCTGAGAATGGGCGCATGCTGGTCTCCAAGGACTCAAGTCTTCTGCTCCCTGGCTACGAGAAATATGGCACCATCATCATCCAGTACGTCTTCCCACCTGGCATACAAGGA GTGGAGCATCCCAATCCTGGTGTCCGCTATCCAGGCACCACCCGTGTGGCCTACCTACCCGACTGCCCCGAAGGCAACAAGGTGCTGGCGCTGTTCCGCAAGGCCTTTGACCAGCGCCTTACCTTCACCATCGGCACCTCCATGACCACAGGCCGAGCCAATGTTATCACCTGGAATGACATCCACCACAAAACCAACTGTACCGGCGGGCCGCAGCT gttTGGCTATCCTGATCCTACATATCTTGCTCGGGTACAAGAGGAACTACGGGCCAAGGGTATCACCAATGACTGA